One window from the genome of Pseudonocardia hierapolitana encodes:
- a CDS encoding TIM barrel protein, translating into MAALDRLTLGTAPDSWGVWFPSDPKQVGWQQYLDEIAQAGYLWTELGPSGFLPQDPARLRDELDARGLRLCGGTIFAGLHRGAEALDEAIEACGRESRLLTALGARHLVVLPEQYTDMHTGSAVQSGDIDPEQWKNLTTGYDRLGKVLLEEFGVDLVFHPHADTHVDTQDRVERFLADTDPQYVNLCLDTGHISYCFGDNIAIIERFPERIRYVHLKQVDPAVRERVRAEKLSMAEAVPLGVMVEPPYGEPDMPPLLDALARLETDLFTVVEQDLYPVEPHIPLPIGARTAGYFRGCGLGPVRRWPY; encoded by the coding sequence ATGGCGGCCCTGGACAGGCTCACCCTCGGCACCGCGCCCGACTCGTGGGGGGTGTGGTTCCCGTCCGACCCGAAGCAGGTCGGCTGGCAGCAGTACCTCGACGAGATCGCGCAGGCCGGCTACCTGTGGACCGAACTGGGACCGTCCGGTTTCCTCCCGCAGGACCCGGCGCGCCTGCGCGACGAGCTGGACGCACGCGGCCTGCGGCTCTGCGGCGGCACGATCTTCGCCGGGCTGCATCGCGGGGCGGAGGCGCTCGACGAGGCGATCGAGGCGTGCGGCCGCGAGTCGCGCCTGCTCACCGCGCTCGGCGCGCGCCACCTCGTGGTGCTCCCTGAGCAGTACACGGACATGCACACCGGAAGCGCCGTCCAGTCCGGCGACATCGATCCCGAGCAGTGGAAGAACCTCACCACCGGCTACGACCGGCTCGGGAAGGTCCTGCTCGAGGAGTTCGGCGTCGATCTGGTCTTCCACCCGCACGCCGACACCCACGTCGACACCCAGGATCGGGTGGAGCGGTTCCTCGCCGACACCGACCCGCAGTACGTGAACCTGTGCCTGGACACCGGGCACATCTCCTACTGCTTCGGCGACAACATCGCGATCATCGAACGCTTCCCCGAACGGATCCGCTACGTGCACCTCAAGCAGGTCGATCCGGCCGTGCGGGAGCGGGTTCGCGCCGAGAAGCTCTCGATGGCCGAGGCCGTCCCGCTCGGGGTGATGGTCGAGCCGCCCTACGGGGAGCCCGACATGCCACCGCTGCTCGACGCACTCGCCCGGCTGGAAACCGACCTGTTCACGGTGGTCGAGCAGGACCTCTACCCGGTCGAGCCGCACATCCCGTTGCCCATCGGCGCACGCACGGCCGGGTACTTCCGGGGCTGCGGCCTCGGCCCGGTCCGCAGGTGGCCCTACTGA
- a CDS encoding phytanoyl-CoA dioxygenase family protein: protein MATTHAPDTRWTEAACRLEDLLAVLAERTDPRAFPLATEVVAEVLVYDAARLLDVPADDARAELVRAFADGPGVVVVRGAYPDRAVVDRATAAFEEMIAEQRASGVVAGDHFAKPGANDRVWNALEKLAVRAPEVFVDYYANPVIALASTAWLGPGYQVTSQVNVVNPGGAAQVGHRDYHLGFLPPARIEQFPPHVHVLSPVLTLQGAVAHTDMPVESGPTMYLPHSQKYGPGYLATGRPEFREHFERHHVQLPLRTGDAAFFNPAVIHGAGANRSVDVRRMANLLQVSSAFGRAMESVDRDRICRAVYPALRAHPAPEHAVAAAAEGYAFPTNLDRDPPVDGLAPPSQADLVRRALAEGWSPETFGTALTEHTDRRRTA, encoded by the coding sequence ATGGCAACGACGCACGCCCCCGACACCCGCTGGACCGAGGCCGCCTGCCGGCTCGAGGACCTACTGGCCGTGCTCGCCGAACGCACCGACCCGCGCGCGTTCCCGCTGGCCACCGAGGTCGTCGCCGAGGTGCTCGTCTACGACGCCGCGCGGCTGCTGGACGTGCCGGCCGACGACGCACGGGCCGAGCTCGTGCGTGCCTTCGCCGACGGCCCCGGCGTCGTCGTGGTGCGCGGCGCCTACCCGGACCGGGCCGTGGTCGACCGCGCCACGGCCGCGTTCGAGGAGATGATCGCCGAGCAGCGCGCGAGCGGCGTCGTCGCGGGCGACCACTTCGCGAAGCCGGGGGCCAACGACCGCGTCTGGAACGCCCTCGAGAAGCTCGCCGTGCGTGCACCCGAGGTGTTCGTCGACTACTACGCCAACCCGGTCATCGCCCTCGCCTCCACGGCATGGCTGGGCCCCGGCTACCAGGTGACCTCGCAGGTCAACGTCGTCAACCCGGGCGGTGCGGCCCAGGTCGGGCACCGGGACTACCACCTCGGGTTCCTGCCGCCCGCGCGCATCGAGCAGTTCCCGCCGCACGTGCACGTGCTCTCCCCCGTGCTCACGCTGCAGGGCGCGGTGGCGCACACGGACATGCCGGTGGAGAGCGGCCCCACGATGTACCTGCCGCACTCGCAGAAGTACGGCCCCGGCTACCTCGCCACCGGACGCCCCGAGTTCCGCGAGCACTTCGAGCGCCACCACGTGCAGCTCCCGCTCCGGACGGGGGACGCCGCGTTCTTCAACCCGGCGGTGATCCACGGTGCGGGCGCGAACCGCTCGGTGGACGTGCGGCGGATGGCGAACCTGCTGCAGGTCTCCTCCGCGTTCGGGCGGGCGATGGAGAGCGTCGACCGCGACCGGATCTGCCGCGCCGTCTACCCCGCCCTGCGGGCGCACCCGGCGCCCGAGCACGCGGTCGCCGCCGCGGCGGAGGGCTACGCGTTCCCCACCAACCTGGACCGCGACCCACCGGTCGACGGGCTCGCCCCGCCCAGCCAGGCGGACCTCGTCCGACGGGCGCTGGCCGAGGGCTGGTCGCCCGAGACCTTCGGAACCGCGCTCACCGAGCACACCGACCGCCGCAGGACCGCGTGA
- a CDS encoding LacI family DNA-binding transcriptional regulator translates to MHRRPRLEDVAAEAGVSTASVSLVLRDVPGPSARTRERVLAAAERLGYRADRAASLLARRRTRLLGVPVLLRDAFRTELAEEVQIAADARGYAVALSAITPVSDEPRVVEALLDMRCEAVLLLAPELPPADLAALGTRAPVVVVARHVAPEGFDVVRVADEAGVGESVDHLVGLGHQRIVHVDGGEAAMAADRRAGFLAAVRRHGLDGRVLRGGYVEAAGAAAARALLEDPELPTAVVAANDRCAIGLLDVFLRAGVRVPQDVSVIGYDDGELARLSHIDLTTVRQEAAEQARRAVAAAVERLEGTRTDPVEVVLKPHLVVRGTTAPPRAAG, encoded by the coding sequence GTGCACCGCAGGCCCCGGCTGGAGGACGTCGCCGCCGAGGCGGGCGTCTCCACCGCGTCGGTCTCCCTCGTGCTGCGCGACGTGCCCGGGCCGAGCGCCCGGACGCGGGAGCGCGTGCTCGCGGCCGCCGAGCGCCTGGGCTACCGGGCGGACCGCGCGGCCAGCCTGCTCGCCCGCAGGCGCACCCGGCTGCTGGGTGTCCCGGTGCTCCTGCGCGACGCGTTCCGCACGGAGCTGGCCGAGGAGGTGCAGATCGCCGCGGACGCGCGCGGCTACGCGGTGGCGCTGAGCGCGATCACGCCGGTCTCCGACGAGCCCAGGGTGGTGGAGGCCCTGCTAGACATGCGCTGCGAGGCGGTCCTGCTGCTGGCCCCCGAGCTGCCGCCTGCCGACCTGGCGGCGCTCGGCACGCGGGCCCCCGTCGTCGTGGTCGCCCGGCACGTCGCTCCCGAGGGCTTCGACGTGGTGCGCGTGGCCGACGAGGCCGGTGTCGGCGAATCCGTCGACCACCTCGTCGGCCTCGGACACCAGCGGATCGTGCACGTCGACGGCGGCGAGGCGGCCATGGCAGCCGACCGCCGGGCGGGTTTCCTCGCGGCGGTGCGCCGCCACGGCCTCGACGGCCGCGTCCTGCGCGGCGGTTACGTGGAGGCGGCCGGGGCGGCCGCGGCGCGGGCCCTCCTGGAGGACCCGGAGCTGCCGACCGCGGTGGTCGCCGCCAACGACCGCTGCGCGATCGGCCTCCTCGACGTGTTCCTGCGCGCGGGCGTGCGCGTGCCGCAGGACGTGTCGGTGATCGGCTACGACGACGGCGAGCTCGCCCGCCTCTCCCACATCGATCTCACGACGGTGCGCCAGGAGGCGGCCGAGCAGGCCCGCCGAGCCGTGGCGGCGGCCGTGGAGCGCCTGGAGGGGACCCGTACGGACCCCGTGGAGGTGGTCCTGAAGCCCCACCTGGTGGTCCGGGGCACGACGGCCCCACCCCGCGCCGCCGGCTGA
- a CDS encoding ATP-binding cassette domain-containing protein — MTDTIVGHADRSLKVGTPLVEMEGVGKAYGAIRALEGINLTVNAGEVACVLGDNGAGKSTLIKIISGLHPHTEGTLKVDGQEVHFSSPRQSLDHGIATVYQDLAVVGLMEVWRNFFLGSEIRKGSYPLAPLDIKGMKEIADAELRKMGIVVKDINQPIGTLSGGQRQCVAIARAVYFGARVLILDEPTAALGVKQSGVVLKYTAAARDAGLGVVFITHNPHHAYLVGDHFIILKLGRRVLDKKRSEVSLDELTAEMAGGQELAELSHELKR, encoded by the coding sequence ATGACGGACACCATCGTGGGGCATGCCGACCGCAGCCTGAAAGTCGGCACACCGCTCGTCGAGATGGAGGGCGTCGGCAAGGCCTACGGCGCCATCCGGGCCCTGGAGGGCATCAACCTGACCGTGAACGCGGGCGAGGTCGCCTGCGTGCTCGGCGACAACGGTGCCGGCAAGTCCACCCTCATCAAGATCATCTCTGGTCTGCACCCGCACACCGAGGGCACCCTCAAGGTGGACGGGCAGGAGGTGCACTTCTCGTCGCCGCGCCAGTCGCTCGACCACGGCATCGCCACCGTCTACCAGGACCTGGCCGTCGTCGGGCTGATGGAGGTGTGGCGCAACTTCTTCCTCGGTTCGGAGATCCGGAAGGGCAGCTACCCGCTCGCCCCGCTGGACATCAAGGGCATGAAGGAGATCGCCGACGCCGAGCTGCGCAAGATGGGCATCGTCGTCAAGGACATCAACCAGCCCATCGGCACGCTGTCCGGCGGCCAGCGCCAGTGCGTCGCGATCGCCCGCGCCGTGTACTTCGGGGCGCGCGTGCTCATCCTCGACGAGCCGACCGCCGCGCTGGGCGTCAAGCAGTCCGGCGTGGTGCTCAAGTACACGGCCGCGGCCCGCGACGCCGGCCTCGGCGTCGTGTTCATCACCCACAACCCGCACCACGCCTACCTGGTGGGCGACCACTTCATCATCCTGAAGCTCGGCCGGCGGGTGCTGGACAAGAAGCGCTCCGAGGTGAGCCTCGATGAGCTGACCGCGGAGATGGCGGGCGGGCAGGAGCTCGCCGAGCTGTCCCACGAACTCAAGCGATAG
- a CDS encoding SDR family oxidoreductase, with the protein MGLLNDRVVLVSGGTQGVGAGVARAAAREGATVTVTGRRREPGEKLVAALRESGAEALFVATDVADVAQAQASVATTVKAFGRVDALVNAAGLTSRGTLVDTSPELFDEHIAINLRAPFFLMQAAVRDMLRRGAPGGIVNVISSSELGGQPYLAPYVAAKAGLAGLTRNAAHAHRFDRIRINGLDIGWTDTEGEDAIQRRFHDADDGWREEAGRRLPMGKLGQVDEIADFVVFLLSDRSGVVTGSVIDWDQNVFGGLD; encoded by the coding sequence ATGGGCCTCCTGAACGACCGGGTCGTGCTGGTCAGCGGCGGGACGCAGGGTGTCGGTGCGGGCGTCGCGCGGGCCGCCGCACGCGAGGGCGCGACCGTCACCGTCACGGGGCGGCGCCGGGAGCCCGGCGAGAAGCTCGTGGCCGCGCTGCGCGAGTCCGGCGCCGAGGCGCTGTTCGTGGCCACCGACGTCGCGGACGTGGCGCAGGCCCAGGCCTCGGTCGCCACCACCGTCAAGGCGTTCGGCCGGGTGGACGCGCTGGTCAACGCGGCCGGACTGACGTCGAGGGGAACGCTGGTCGACACGAGCCCCGAGCTGTTCGACGAGCACATCGCGATCAACCTGCGGGCTCCGTTCTTCCTCATGCAGGCCGCTGTCAGGGACATGCTGCGCCGCGGCGCGCCGGGCGGGATCGTCAACGTCATCTCCTCGTCGGAGCTGGGCGGGCAGCCCTACCTGGCGCCGTACGTCGCGGCGAAGGCCGGTCTCGCCGGGCTCACCCGCAACGCGGCCCACGCCCACCGCTTCGACCGGATCCGGATCAACGGCCTCGACATCGGCTGGACCGACACCGAGGGCGAGGACGCCATCCAGCGCCGGTTCCACGACGCCGACGACGGCTGGCGGGAGGAGGCGGGCAGGCGGCTGCCGATGGGCAAGCTCGGACAGGTCGACGAGATCGCCGACTTCGTCGTGTTCCTCCTGTCGGACCGCAGCGGTGTCGTCACCGGCTCGGTGATCGACTGGGACCAGAACGTGTTCGGAGGGCTGGACTGA
- a CDS encoding sugar phosphate isomerase/epimerase family protein, with translation MNTDRIAGAPISWGVCEVPGWGYQLPPARVLAEMHDVGLAATELGPDGFLPADASAMADVLARHDLQAIGGFTPLLLHVPGQDPVPDVEKLLQTYAATGSDVLVLSAVTGLDGYDVRPELDPEGWRTLLGNLDRLDALAADHGVKAVLHPHVGTMVENGTDVQRVLDGSSIALCLDTGHLLIGGTDPAELTRQAPHRIAHTHVKDVDLGLARQVQSGRRTYTEAVREGIYRPVGRGDVDFAAIVSHLRADGYEGWYVLEQDTILTEEPIGEGPLTDVRTSVTALRALLESVSSNE, from the coding sequence ATGAACACGGACCGGATCGCAGGCGCCCCGATCTCGTGGGGCGTGTGCGAGGTGCCCGGCTGGGGCTACCAGCTGCCGCCCGCGCGGGTGCTCGCCGAGATGCACGACGTCGGGCTCGCGGCCACCGAGCTCGGCCCGGACGGCTTCCTCCCGGCCGACGCGAGCGCGATGGCCGACGTGCTGGCCCGGCACGACCTGCAGGCGATCGGCGGGTTCACGCCCCTGCTGTTGCACGTCCCGGGTCAGGATCCGGTGCCCGACGTCGAGAAGCTGCTGCAGACCTACGCCGCCACGGGGTCGGACGTGCTCGTGCTGTCGGCCGTCACCGGGCTCGACGGGTACGACGTGCGCCCCGAGCTCGACCCCGAGGGGTGGCGCACCCTGCTCGGGAACCTCGACCGGCTGGACGCGCTCGCCGCCGACCACGGCGTGAAGGCCGTGCTGCACCCGCACGTCGGCACCATGGTCGAGAACGGCACCGACGTGCAGCGCGTGCTCGACGGCTCGTCGATCGCGCTCTGCCTCGACACCGGTCACCTGCTGATCGGCGGCACCGACCCGGCGGAGCTCACCCGGCAGGCCCCGCACCGGATCGCGCACACGCACGTCAAGGACGTCGACCTCGGCCTCGCCCGGCAGGTGCAGTCCGGACGGCGGACCTACACCGAGGCCGTGCGGGAGGGGATCTATCGCCCGGTCGGGCGTGGTGACGTCGACTTCGCCGCGATCGTGAGTCACCTGCGTGCCGACGGGTACGAGGGCTGGTACGTGCTCGAGCAGGACACGATCCTGACCGAAGAGCCGATCGGCGAGGGACCCCTCACCGACGTCCGCACGAGCGTGACGGCCCTCCGGGCGCTCCTGGAGAGCGTTTCCTCGAATGAGTGA
- a CDS encoding substrate-binding domain-containing protein — protein MSTRKTMRTLAVAAALGIALAACSSQGGAQQEQGGAGGPAGGNVGGEQFTIAMVTHEQPGDTFWDRIRAGAEDAARAHNVDLKYSNGAQAPEQATLVQNAIDSQVDGLAVTLAQVEQVGPAAKAAADRGIPVVAFNAGKDDYQRFGAKMYFGSDESLAGQAAGQRLAQDGAQKVICVVQEQGHVALEARCAGVAASFPNTENLYVQGTDLPSVRSTIGAKLQEDPSITHVIALGAPFALTALESVSDAGSQAKVATFDLNVDAAKAIQEGTLMFAVDQQPYVQGYMAVASLWLNLTNGNDMGGGGPVLTGPSFVDSTNVEQIVTYAQNNKR, from the coding sequence ATGAGTACCAGGAAGACGATGCGCACCTTGGCGGTGGCCGCGGCGCTCGGCATCGCGCTGGCGGCGTGCAGCAGCCAGGGCGGGGCCCAGCAGGAACAGGGCGGCGCGGGCGGCCCGGCCGGCGGCAACGTCGGCGGCGAGCAGTTCACGATCGCGATGGTCACGCACGAGCAGCCCGGCGACACGTTCTGGGACCGGATCCGGGCCGGCGCGGAGGACGCGGCGCGCGCACACAACGTCGACCTGAAGTACTCGAACGGCGCTCAGGCGCCCGAGCAGGCGACCCTGGTGCAGAACGCGATCGACAGCCAGGTCGACGGCCTCGCCGTCACGCTCGCCCAGGTGGAGCAGGTCGGCCCCGCGGCGAAGGCGGCGGCCGACCGCGGCATCCCGGTCGTGGCGTTCAACGCGGGGAAGGACGACTACCAGCGGTTCGGCGCGAAGATGTACTTCGGGTCGGACGAGTCCCTCGCCGGCCAGGCCGCCGGTCAGCGCCTCGCCCAGGACGGCGCCCAGAAGGTGATCTGCGTGGTCCAGGAGCAGGGTCACGTCGCGCTCGAGGCCCGCTGCGCAGGTGTGGCCGCGAGCTTCCCGAACACGGAGAACCTGTACGTGCAGGGCACGGACCTGCCGTCGGTGCGGTCGACGATCGGCGCGAAGCTGCAGGAGGACCCGTCGATCACGCACGTCATCGCGCTCGGCGCCCCGTTCGCCCTCACGGCGCTCGAGTCCGTCTCCGACGCCGGCAGCCAGGCGAAGGTCGCGACCTTCGACCTGAACGTCGACGCGGCGAAGGCGATCCAGGAGGGCACGCTCATGTTCGCCGTCGACCAGCAGCCCTACGTGCAGGGCTACATGGCCGTGGCATCGCTGTGGCTGAACCTCACCAACGGCAACGACATGGGCGGCGGCGGCCCCGTGCTCACCGGCCCGTCCTTCGTCGACTCGACCAACGTCGAGCAGATCGTGACCTACGCGCAGAACAACAAGCGCTGA
- a CDS encoding Gfo/Idh/MocA family oxidoreductase, with protein sequence MTLDVGVIGTGMIGQDHIRRLTSVLSGARVAAVTDVDLDRARAVADGVPGSVVHDTGQALIDDPGVDAVVVTSWGPTHEEYVLAAISAGKQVFCEKPLATTREACDRIVDAEVATGKRLVQVGFMRRFDPQYRAMKAVVTSGEIGAPLLMHAAHRNPSVPDFFTSDMTINDSTVHDIDVARWMFDDEIAAVTVLKGRISRKAKAGFNDPLLVLLEMRSGVIVDVEAMVNAGFGYDIRGEVVCEDGTVELSESAGAVVKLAGRYSGRVPETWKERFVGAFDLELQAWVDAVSAGGSTGPSAWDGYAATVACETGLAALRSGLREEVVLRERPDLYAKEGVA encoded by the coding sequence GTGACACTCGACGTCGGCGTCATCGGCACCGGCATGATCGGCCAGGACCACATCAGGCGGCTCACCTCGGTGCTGTCCGGCGCCCGGGTGGCCGCGGTGACCGACGTGGACCTCGACCGGGCCCGCGCGGTCGCCGACGGCGTCCCCGGGTCGGTCGTGCACGACACCGGCCAGGCCCTGATCGACGATCCGGGCGTCGACGCCGTCGTCGTCACGTCGTGGGGACCGACGCACGAGGAGTACGTGCTCGCCGCGATCTCCGCGGGCAAGCAGGTGTTCTGCGAGAAGCCACTGGCAACCACCCGCGAGGCGTGCGACCGGATCGTCGACGCCGAGGTCGCGACGGGCAAGCGGCTGGTGCAGGTCGGGTTCATGCGCCGGTTCGACCCGCAGTACCGGGCGATGAAGGCCGTCGTCACCAGCGGGGAGATCGGGGCGCCGCTGCTCATGCACGCGGCGCACCGCAACCCCTCCGTGCCGGACTTCTTCACCAGCGACATGACGATCAACGACTCCACGGTCCACGACATCGACGTGGCCCGCTGGATGTTCGACGACGAGATCGCGGCCGTCACCGTGCTGAAGGGGCGGATCAGCCGCAAGGCGAAGGCGGGGTTCAACGACCCGCTGCTCGTGCTGCTGGAGATGCGCAGCGGCGTGATCGTGGACGTCGAGGCGATGGTGAACGCGGGCTTCGGCTACGACATCCGCGGCGAGGTGGTCTGCGAGGACGGCACCGTGGAGCTGTCGGAGAGCGCGGGCGCCGTCGTCAAGCTCGCCGGCCGGTACTCCGGACGTGTGCCGGAGACCTGGAAGGAGCGGTTCGTCGGGGCGTTCGACCTGGAGCTGCAGGCCTGGGTCGACGCCGTCTCGGCGGGCGGGAGCACCGGCCCGAGCGCGTGGGACGGCTACGCGGCCACGGTCGCGTGCGAGACGGGCCTCGCGGCGCTGCGCAGCGGGCTGCGCGAGGAGGTCGTCCTGCGGGAGCGGCCCGACCTGTACGCCAAGGAAGGAGTGGCGTGA
- a CDS encoding type II toxin-antitoxin system CcdA family antitoxin yields MINISVSSRSLAAARRVDPNVSPAAVHAAVEAAIAEHTREQRRRPIQPPEELEGPDA; encoded by the coding sequence ATGATCAATATCTCCGTGTCCTCGCGGTCGTTGGCGGCCGCCCGCCGGGTCGACCCGAACGTGTCGCCCGCCGCGGTGCACGCCGCCGTGGAGGCGGCCATCGCCGAGCACACGCGCGAGCAGCGGCGGCGCCCGATCCAGCCGCCGGAGGAGCTCGAGGGCCCGGACGCATAG
- a CDS encoding ABC transporter permease encodes MSSPVATQPSPPTPTTEVERPKKSLLSTLLTRPEIGSFAAAIAIFIFFTVIAEPFRTLPALSTVLYASSSIGIVAVGVALLMIGGEFDLSAGVSVVTGALTASMISYQLNANLWVGVLVSLVVMLAIGFVNGYLVVRTGIPSFLITLSTFFMLTGINLGVTKLVTGTVATQNVADMDGFASARAVFASEFALGGVTVRITVLWWIFFVALATWILLRTRLGNWIFAVGGNAASARAVGVPVNKVKIGLFMGVAFMCWFYGMHILFSFNTVQSGQGVGNEFLYIIAAVVGGCLLTGGYGSAIGAAVGAFIFGMTTQGIVFAGWDPNWFKFFLGAMLLLAVILNLYVKNYALNRRS; translated from the coding sequence ATGAGTTCACCCGTGGCGACCCAGCCGTCCCCTCCGACGCCGACCACCGAGGTCGAGCGTCCCAAGAAGTCGTTGCTGTCCACCCTGCTCACCCGTCCGGAGATCGGGTCGTTCGCGGCGGCGATCGCGATCTTCATCTTCTTCACCGTGATCGCCGAGCCGTTCCGCACGCTGCCGGCCCTGTCGACCGTGCTCTACGCGAGCTCGTCGATCGGCATCGTCGCGGTCGGCGTTGCCCTGTTGATGATCGGGGGCGAGTTCGACCTGTCCGCCGGCGTCTCGGTCGTGACGGGCGCGCTGACCGCGTCGATGATCAGCTACCAGCTGAACGCGAACCTGTGGGTCGGGGTGCTGGTCAGCCTGGTCGTGATGCTGGCGATCGGGTTCGTCAACGGGTACCTCGTGGTGCGGACCGGGATCCCGAGCTTCCTGATCACGCTGAGCACGTTCTTCATGCTGACGGGCATCAACCTCGGGGTCACGAAGCTGGTCACCGGCACGGTGGCCACCCAGAACGTGGCTGACATGGACGGGTTCGCCTCCGCGCGCGCGGTCTTCGCCTCGGAGTTCGCACTCGGCGGTGTGACGGTCCGCATCACCGTGCTGTGGTGGATCTTCTTCGTGGCGCTGGCGACGTGGATCCTGCTGCGCACCCGGCTCGGCAACTGGATCTTCGCGGTCGGCGGCAATGCGGCGAGCGCCCGCGCGGTCGGCGTGCCGGTGAACAAGGTCAAGATCGGCCTGTTCATGGGCGTGGCCTTCATGTGCTGGTTCTACGGGATGCACATCCTGTTCTCGTTCAACACCGTGCAGTCCGGGCAGGGCGTCGGCAACGAGTTCCTCTACATCATCGCCGCGGTCGTCGGCGGCTGCCTGCTCACCGGCGGGTACGGCTCGGCGATCGGCGCCGCTGTCGGCGCCTTCATCTTCGGGATGACCACCCAGGGCATCGTGTTCGCCGGCTGGGACCCGAACTGGTTCAAGTTCTTCCTCGGAGCGATGCTCCTGCTCGCGGTCATCCTCAACCTCTACGTCAAGAACTACGCCCTCAACCGCAGGAGCTGA
- a CDS encoding Gfo/Idh/MocA family oxidoreductase, translating to MKKLGIGLAGVGRMGRIHAVDLVSRCARAGLACVYDADGERAAALAAQLDVPVAASFDELLERSEAVAIATPTGTHAELSVAAARAGKPVFCEKPVSLDRATTVATIEAVEAAGVVFQVGFHRRFDPDWVAAAERIAAGELGEVTLFRTSLRDMNPPDPAYLAGSGGFFVDVTVHDLDVARWLVGEVVEVSAHGAASDPAFGQLGDIDTAVVVLRFANGALGVIDNSRGARYGYECSTEVMGTLATARIDNPHRRGLEWRTPGVAARDLVHDFEERYPYAYAAELDAFADCVRTGTPPRVTGRDALAAFDLAVAADESWRTGRPVTIGAQPITTVLPAGGMR from the coding sequence GTGAAGAAGCTCGGCATCGGCCTCGCCGGGGTCGGGCGGATGGGGCGCATCCACGCCGTCGACCTCGTCTCCCGCTGCGCCCGGGCCGGCCTGGCGTGCGTCTACGACGCCGACGGCGAGCGCGCGGCCGCCCTGGCCGCACAGCTGGACGTGCCGGTGGCGGCGAGCTTCGACGAGCTCCTCGAACGCTCGGAGGCGGTCGCGATCGCCACCCCCACCGGCACGCACGCGGAGCTGTCGGTGGCGGCGGCCCGGGCAGGCAAGCCGGTGTTCTGCGAGAAGCCCGTCTCGCTGGACCGGGCCACCACCGTGGCGACGATCGAGGCCGTCGAGGCCGCCGGCGTGGTGTTCCAGGTGGGCTTCCACCGCCGGTTCGACCCCGACTGGGTGGCCGCGGCCGAGCGGATCGCCGCGGGCGAGCTGGGCGAGGTCACGCTCTTCCGCACGTCGCTGCGGGACATGAACCCGCCCGACCCCGCCTACCTCGCCGGCTCCGGCGGCTTCTTCGTCGACGTCACCGTGCACGACCTGGACGTCGCCCGCTGGCTGGTCGGCGAAGTCGTCGAGGTCAGCGCGCACGGAGCCGCGTCCGACCCGGCGTTCGGACAGCTGGGCGACATCGACACCGCCGTGGTCGTGCTGCGCTTCGCGAACGGCGCGCTCGGCGTGATCGACAACAGCCGGGGCGCCCGCTACGGCTACGAATGCTCCACCGAGGTGATGGGCACCCTCGCCACCGCCCGGATCGACAACCCGCACCGCCGCGGGCTGGAGTGGCGCACCCCCGGCGTCGCGGCGCGCGACCTCGTGCACGACTTCGAGGAGCGCTACCCGTACGCCTACGCCGCCGAGCTGGACGCGTTCGCCGACTGCGTGCGCACCGGCACCCCACCGCGCGTCACCGGCCGGGACGCGCTCGCCGCCTTCGACCTGGCCGTGGCCGCCGATGAGTCCTGGCGCACCGGCCGTCCCGTCACCATCGGCGCCCAACCCATCACCACCGTTCTGCCTGCCGGAGGCATGCGGTGA